Proteins found in one Candidatus Saganbacteria bacterium genomic segment:
- the rfbD gene encoding dTDP-4-dehydrorhamnose reductase codes for MKIAIIGADGQLGTDLCKIIDKSSQAPLTLNDIDITNESLCKSVLSGSKPDIVINTAAYHRVDACEENDVEAYKVNAHGAKNLAIACRDINAKLVHISTDYVFDGDKTSPYTEDTVPTPRSAYGISKLAGEQFIKYLWEKHFIVRTSGLYGAAGCLGKGGGNFVENMIKRAKNAQEIKVVTDEVLTPTYTRDLAKKIYQIIKTHHFGLYHITNAGSCSWWEYADQIFKFLKMNIIVQKTNANKYKTKARRPKNSVLAHLKLKELGIDDMPDWKEGLKAYLIEKEHIKP; via the coding sequence GTGAAGATCGCTATAATTGGTGCAGATGGACAATTAGGGACTGATTTATGTAAGATCATAGACAAATCGTCGCAAGCACCGTTGACCTTAAATGATATTGATATAACAAATGAATCTCTCTGCAAATCGGTATTGAGCGGATCAAAACCTGATATTGTAATAAATACAGCCGCATATCATAGGGTTGACGCTTGCGAAGAAAATGATGTTGAAGCCTATAAAGTGAACGCTCATGGGGCCAAGAACCTTGCGATCGCATGCCGCGACATCAATGCAAAACTTGTCCATATTTCAACTGATTATGTATTTGATGGCGATAAAACATCTCCATATACCGAAGATACTGTCCCAACCCCAAGATCCGCGTACGGCATATCAAAACTAGCTGGTGAACAATTTATTAAATATTTATGGGAAAAACATTTCATTGTCAGAACTTCCGGTCTTTATGGCGCGGCAGGATGTTTGGGTAAAGGCGGAGGAAATTTTGTCGAGAATATGATAAAACGCGCAAAAAACGCCCAAGAGATTAAAGTTGTGACCGATGAAGTTTTGACCCCAACATATACTCGCGATTTAGCGAAAAAGATATACCAAATAATTAAAACTCACCATTTTGGCCTGTATCATATTACGAATGCCGGTTCTTGTTCTTGGTGGGAATATGCCGACCAGATATTTAAATTTCTGAAAATGAACATAATTGTGCAAAAGACAAACGCAAACAAATATAAAACAAAAGCCAGAAGACCAAAGAATTCAGTGTTGGCGCATCTGAAGCTTAAAGAACTGGGGATTGACGACATGCCGGATTGGAAAGAAGGGCTCAAAGCTTACTTGATCGAAAAGGAGCATATCAAACCATGA
- a CDS encoding 3-dehydroquinate synthase yields the protein MPIDGLSIKSKLNDYTVDFLFPKDLLDKISELNEAFFIIDKKVWERHNKSMLSKIDASKAVIFEVGEDKKTFEGVQILVDSLIERSSKKNTVLAVIGGGILQDIAGFAASIIYRGINWIFFPTTMLSQCDSCIGAKTSLNYKGFKNLLGTFYPPSEIYIIPEFLATLTDIDYLSGIGELVKLFLIGGTGKTIELKSKMSPLLERDLITIGKMTREALLIKKIYIETDEFDKGRRNILNFGHCFGHALETATDYKIPHGQAVVLGIMLANHVAIDRGLMSMTLSEDLSKNALLPVVKIDLNDLKIDHNAIVSAMKKDKKRTGEGLSLVMMQENHKMIQVNDLAKIEAIKALEAIL from the coding sequence ATGCCAATAGATGGTCTCTCGATCAAGTCAAAACTAAATGATTATACCGTAGATTTTTTATTTCCAAAAGACCTACTGGACAAGATATCAGAATTGAACGAAGCATTTTTCATAATAGATAAAAAAGTTTGGGAACGACATAATAAAAGCATGCTTTCAAAGATCGACGCTTCAAAAGCGGTTATTTTTGAAGTAGGCGAAGATAAAAAAACATTTGAGGGCGTTCAAATATTGGTCGATAGTTTAATTGAACGCTCTTCAAAGAAAAACACTGTTTTAGCTGTTATAGGCGGGGGTATTCTTCAGGATATTGCCGGATTTGCGGCTTCAATCATATATCGGGGAATTAATTGGATCTTTTTCCCTACAACCATGCTATCTCAATGCGACAGTTGTATTGGGGCAAAAACTTCATTGAACTATAAAGGATTCAAAAATCTTTTGGGAACTTTTTACCCCCCATCCGAGATATATATAATTCCTGAATTTTTGGCAACACTAACTGATATCGATTATTTAAGCGGGATCGGGGAGTTGGTTAAACTCTTCTTGATCGGCGGTACCGGTAAAACAATTGAACTCAAATCCAAAATGAGCCCGTTACTTGAACGCGATTTGATAACAATCGGTAAAATGACCAGAGAGGCTCTATTAATAAAAAAAATATATATTGAAACTGATGAATTTGATAAAGGCCGCAGGAACATCCTGAACTTTGGGCATTGTTTCGGACATGCATTGGAAACCGCAACAGATTATAAGATACCTCATGGGCAAGCTGTTGTTCTTGGTATAATGTTAGCTAATCATGTAGCTATCGATCGAGGCCTAATGTCAATGACGTTATCGGAGGATTTATCTAAAAATGCTCTACTTCCAGTGGTCAAGATCGATCTAAATGACTTAAAGATCGACCATAATGCAATAGTCTCTGCCATGAAAAAGGATAAGAAAAGAACAGGCGAAGGATTGTCGCTTGTAATGATGCAAGAAAACCATAAGATGATACAAGTTAACGATCTTGCGAAAATTGAAGCCATAAAAGCATTGGAGGCTATATTGTGA
- a CDS encoding O-antigen ligase family protein encodes MKIKYFDKAIEWMFLGLMILLPIIFDRRIGIVFSGTKSAMLRLFILLIATIWIIKILIRGNHVFSRTRLDWPILTYLLCVTAATVTSINVIISFFGFYGRYEGLTTWYCYAMMFFIATNYFHGFAKLKQLIAIVAPTATAMAVYGIIQRMGNDPYVWGGVVTWQRVIATIGQPNFLSAYMDMAFFILFFFLLVPQAQSERPIILTKKKKIFDDLKRREGSAWLDNILLPIIYYLAVPLIFIIMIYTQDGQNPLIWYFFFIPTAICGIMFAQTFEKLPDMAMKALIGISIVLVYICNFYTQSRGGYIGLGVGLVLILALAPRKRLVDNWKLLSAVLIAISVISIATALNPDFSPFARFAGEIKVKGVEEQSEIKTKEKETPVELGGAAGSRGETWKSALGIISDNPVFGVGPEVLKMVFPRYETDLFRFKEAFHVKQDRSHNETFDVPVTKGLISFFVYLFILLSLYRFGLLKLKSVDDDRKVLIVVVFASLASYIIQNQFSFGVIAITSLFWVFWAVIMNISSNQAHENEKIVQFDDIPWIPAGIIVVIAAYLCLISVQQFKADKEFKMGKTLLDMRRFSEAVPYFNRAIDIFPYEGGTVTHYGIALLNNALSSPASQEDQQKKLQEALDAFAYGMRVDPLNADNYYISSRIHLMQNNIEKTLINTAIALKIDPYYAEAYLTYAAIAEKQGKFDDAKKAYAEAYRINPTLSEPKLKLAFSHLKSNELDPAFKLFQEMLTTDPNNADVHKGLAEIYGKRGETARAREELDFVKSLIKK; translated from the coding sequence ATGAAAATAAAATACTTTGATAAAGCCATAGAATGGATGTTCTTAGGCTTGATGATCCTATTGCCTATTATTTTTGACAGGAGGATCGGTATTGTGTTTTCAGGCACCAAATCTGCGATGCTCCGCCTTTTTATACTTCTTATCGCGACAATTTGGATCATCAAGATATTGATCCGCGGAAACCATGTTTTTTCCCGCACGCGCCTTGATTGGCCGATCTTAACATATCTTCTCTGTGTGACAGCCGCAACGGTCACATCGATAAATGTGATTATCAGTTTTTTTGGCTTTTACGGCCGATATGAAGGGCTAACTACATGGTATTGTTATGCAATGATGTTTTTTATTGCAACAAATTATTTTCATGGATTTGCTAAATTAAAACAACTCATCGCCATCGTCGCGCCTACTGCAACTGCGATGGCAGTTTACGGTATAATCCAGAGGATGGGGAACGATCCATATGTCTGGGGGGGGGTCGTGACATGGCAGAGGGTAATCGCAACAATAGGCCAGCCGAACTTCCTATCCGCATATATGGATATGGCTTTTTTTATACTGTTTTTTTTCCTGCTTGTGCCGCAGGCCCAAAGCGAACGCCCCATTATATTGACAAAAAAAAAGAAAATCTTCGATGACCTGAAAAGGCGAGAGGGGAGCGCCTGGCTTGATAATATATTACTCCCGATCATCTATTATCTTGCGGTCCCTCTTATTTTTATTATAATGATTTACACGCAGGACGGCCAAAATCCCTTAATTTGGTATTTTTTCTTTATTCCAACGGCTATCTGCGGAATAATGTTTGCGCAAACTTTTGAAAAATTGCCGGACATGGCAATGAAAGCCCTTATTGGCATAAGCATCGTCCTTGTTTATATCTGCAATTTCTATACGCAAAGCAGGGGAGGCTATATCGGCTTAGGCGTAGGCCTTGTCTTGATCTTGGCCTTAGCCCCAAGAAAAAGATTGGTCGATAATTGGAAGCTTTTGTCCGCTGTCTTGATAGCTATAAGCGTAATTTCGATCGCAACCGCTTTAAACCCCGATTTTTCGCCATTTGCGCGGTTTGCAGGCGAGATAAAAGTAAAAGGGGTCGAAGAGCAAAGCGAGATAAAAACGAAGGAAAAAGAAACGCCGGTTGAGCTTGGGGGAGCTGCCGGGTCGCGCGGAGAAACATGGAAAAGCGCGCTTGGGATAATTTCCGACAATCCTGTTTTTGGGGTTGGCCCTGAAGTATTAAAGATGGTATTTCCAAGGTATGAAACCGATTTGTTCAGGTTCAAAGAGGCTTTCCATGTAAAACAGGATAGGAGCCACAATGAAACCTTTGATGTGCCGGTAACAAAAGGCTTGATATCGTTCTTTGTATATTTATTTATACTTTTATCATTGTACAGGTTCGGTTTACTGAAGCTTAAATCCGTTGATGATGACCGCAAGGTATTGATTGTTGTTGTATTTGCAAGCCTTGCTTCGTACATTATCCAAAATCAATTCAGTTTTGGGGTAATAGCCATTACTTCGCTATTTTGGGTCTTTTGGGCTGTTATAATGAATATTAGCTCTAATCAAGCGCATGAGAACGAGAAAATAGTGCAATTTGACGATATCCCATGGATTCCGGCTGGAATAATTGTAGTTATTGCTGCTTATTTATGCCTTATTTCTGTTCAACAATTTAAAGCTGACAAGGAATTCAAAATGGGCAAAACACTGCTTGATATGAGAAGATTTTCTGAAGCTGTCCCATATTTCAATCGCGCTATCGATATTTTCCCGTACGAAGGCGGAACAGTTACGCATTACGGGATAGCTCTTTTGAACAATGCGCTTTCATCTCCGGCGTCGCAAGAAGACCAACAGAAGAAATTGCAGGAAGCGCTGGATGCTTTTGCCTACGGCATGAGAGTCGATCCGCTTAATGCCGATAACTATTATATTTCATCGAGGATACACTTGATGCAAAATAATATCGAGAAAACACTTATTAACACGGCGATCGCATTGAAGATAGACCCGTATTACGCTGAAGCTTATTTGACATATGCGGCGATTGCCGAAAAACAAGGCAAATTTGACGATGCAAAAAAAGCTTATGCTGAAGCATACCGGATCAATCCAACATTATCCGAGCCGAAGCTTAAATTAGCTTTTAGCCACCTTAAGAGCAATGAACTGGATCCCGCATTCAAATTATTCCAAGAGATGCTGACAACCGATCCGAACAATGCCGATGTCCATAAAGGCCTCGCAGAGATTTACGGGAAGAGGGGCGAGACAGCCAGGGCTCGGGAAGAGCTTGACTTTGTCAAGTCATTGATTAAAAAATGA
- a CDS encoding SDR family oxidoreductase: MSKNIVLITGGAGYIGAVLVRELLNKGEKVRVFDKMYFGDRSLEDVKDKIEIVQGDVRQFPEDALSNVKAVAHLGSLSNDPTAEFDPKANHEINFEGTMRVAEACKKKGVDRFTFASSAAIIGFHVDTIADETYAPNPQSEYAQSKLDAENGLRSLVSDNFHPVIFRQATVFGFSPRMRWDLVVNTMTKDAFAKNKIFVYCAGDNWRPLIHVKDIALAHIEGIKAPSGKVSGQIFNLNHKNYRILELGHWVAEILKKFTKVDIEVLFGSKESRSYRLNSEKIRDVLGFEAKHSIEEAVLEIFSLLRSGKYIDFENLIYYNIDWMRLLVEMESKLKVIGKVF, translated from the coding sequence ATGTCAAAAAATATAGTTTTAATTACCGGCGGGGCTGGATATATCGGAGCAGTCCTCGTTAGGGAACTGCTAAACAAAGGCGAAAAAGTCAGAGTATTCGATAAGATGTATTTTGGCGACCGATCTTTGGAAGATGTTAAGGATAAGATCGAAATAGTACAAGGCGATGTCAGGCAGTTTCCAGAAGACGCCTTGAGCAATGTCAAGGCTGTTGCCCATCTTGGCTCATTAAGCAACGATCCAACCGCTGAATTCGACCCTAAAGCTAACCATGAAATAAATTTTGAGGGCACAATGAGAGTTGCGGAAGCATGCAAGAAAAAAGGCGTTGATCGTTTTACTTTTGCAAGTTCGGCCGCTATAATCGGATTCCATGTTGACACGATCGCGGATGAAACTTATGCGCCGAATCCTCAATCGGAGTATGCCCAATCGAAATTAGACGCCGAAAATGGATTGCGATCCCTTGTTTCGGACAACTTCCATCCTGTCATATTCAGGCAAGCAACGGTTTTTGGTTTCTCTCCAAGAATGCGATGGGATCTTGTTGTCAACACAATGACAAAGGATGCTTTTGCTAAAAACAAGATATTTGTTTATTGTGCGGGGGACAATTGGCGGCCTCTTATACATGTTAAAGACATCGCATTGGCGCATATTGAGGGAATCAAAGCTCCAAGCGGTAAAGTTTCCGGCCAAATATTCAATCTCAACCACAAAAACTATAGGATATTGGAACTTGGGCATTGGGTAGCTGAAATATTGAAGAAGTTTACAAAAGTCGATATCGAGGTGCTTTTTGGCTCGAAGGAATCGCGAAGCTATAGGTTGAACAGCGAAAAGATAAGGGATGTGCTTGGCTTTGAAGCAAAACATTCTATTGAAGAAGCGGTCTTGGAAATATTCAGCTTATTGAGATCAGGCAAATATATTGATTTTGAAAACCTGATCTATTATAACATCGACTGGATGAGGCTTCTAGTCGAGATGGAATCAAAGCTCAAAGTCATCGGAAAGGTATTTTGA
- a CDS encoding glycosyltransferase family 2 protein: MKLISVVTACFNEEKNIEAIYSAVKNIFQSDLKDYRYEHIFIDNASSDRTVAILKDIAKTDKNVKIIVNTRNFGHIRSPYHALLQAHGDAVISIVADLQDPPEMIKDFAKKWEDGFKVVIGVKKASKESKFMFSIRQLFYKIIESLSEVKQIRNFTGFGLYDKKVMDILRSLNDPYPYFRGLISDLGFEIAIIEYIQPKRDHGITKNNFYTLYDMAMLGITNHSRVPLRLATMLGFLVSIISILVAIGYFIYKIIFWDNFNVGIAPLVIGVFFFSAVQLFFIGIIGEYIGSIHTQVLKRPLVIEKERINF; this comes from the coding sequence GTGAAATTAATCAGCGTAGTCACTGCGTGTTTCAACGAAGAAAAAAATATCGAGGCGATATATTCTGCCGTAAAAAATATTTTCCAATCCGATTTAAAAGATTACCGATACGAACATATATTTATCGACAATGCTTCTAGTGATAGAACGGTCGCAATTCTCAAAGATATCGCAAAAACCGACAAGAATGTTAAGATCATCGTAAATACGCGCAACTTCGGACATATAAGATCGCCTTACCATGCGCTTCTGCAGGCTCATGGAGATGCTGTGATTTCAATTGTTGCAGATCTTCAAGACCCGCCAGAAATGATAAAGGATTTTGCAAAAAAATGGGAAGATGGGTTTAAAGTGGTAATTGGCGTCAAGAAGGCAAGCAAAGAATCCAAGTTTATGTTCAGCATTAGACAATTATTTTATAAGATTATCGAAAGCTTGTCGGAAGTTAAGCAGATACGGAATTTTACCGGATTCGGATTGTACGATAAAAAAGTAATGGATATTTTACGCTCGCTTAATGACCCATATCCATATTTTAGAGGGCTCATTAGTGATTTAGGCTTTGAAATCGCTATAATTGAATATATCCAGCCGAAACGTGATCATGGCATCACAAAAAATAATTTTTACACTCTTTACGACATGGCGATGCTTGGGATCACAAACCATTCAAGGGTTCCTCTAAGGCTTGCGACAATGCTCGGCTTCCTTGTTTCAATAATCAGCATTCTTGTGGCAATTGGATATTTTATCTATAAGATCATCTTTTGGGATAATTTCAATGTAGGGATTGCGCCATTGGTCATCGGGGTCTTTTTCTTTTCAGCCGTACAATTGTTTTTCATCGGCATCATCGGAGAATATATAGGTTCCATTCATACGCAAGTCTTAAAAAGGCCTCTGGTCATTGAAAAAGAAAGAATAAATTTCTAG
- a CDS encoding YdcF family protein, whose protein sequence is MKKSLIVFLILMTAAIVFHPVILNGMAKFLYVRDKLEKSDVILVLAGDSNGERAAHGVDLYKKGFAPKILMSGGPAIWHLTYAENMRNQATSLGVPAKDVLLQDRSRSTFEDIKFSLLILKKIDAKKVILVTSPTHIRRSRLVARKFFKKEGIKVMASPVEKSEFNPNKWWTRHEDTQYVVWEYVSLIGYMLKGKLF, encoded by the coding sequence ATGAAAAAAAGTTTGATCGTTTTCCTTATATTAATGACTGCGGCAATTGTTTTCCATCCTGTCATTCTAAACGGAATGGCAAAATTCCTTTATGTCCGAGATAAACTTGAAAAATCCGACGTGATCCTTGTGCTTGCGGGCGACAGCAACGGTGAAAGGGCGGCTCACGGCGTTGATCTGTATAAAAAAGGATTTGCGCCAAAGATCCTAATGAGCGGGGGGCCGGCAATATGGCATTTGACTTATGCCGAAAACATGAGGAACCAGGCAACATCCCTTGGCGTCCCAGCAAAAGATGTCTTATTGCAAGACAGATCAAGATCAACGTTTGAAGATATCAAGTTTTCACTGCTCATATTAAAGAAAATTGACGCAAAAAAAGTGATATTAGTTACATCTCCAACCCATATTAGAAGGTCTCGGCTAGTCGCACGGAAGTTCTTCAAGAAAGAAGGCATAAAAGTCATGGCTTCACCTGTAGAAAAAAGCGAATTCAACCCGAATAAATGGTGGACCAGGCATGAAGATACACAGTATGTTGTTTGGGAGTATGTTTCACTGATCGGCTATATGTTGAAAGGCAAGTTGTTTTAA
- a CDS encoding GtrA family protein: protein MRLFFHTHKEKINYLLAGIWNTIFGYLAFILLYRLFSEKMHYLILFIISNIASITNAYISYKIFVFKTKGKYLKEYMRFYFVYGFSIVVNLALLPLIVEFLRINPIIAQVPLIFLNVIISYLGHKKFSFS, encoded by the coding sequence ATGAGGCTTTTTTTCCATACCCATAAAGAAAAGATCAATTACCTCTTGGCAGGGATCTGGAATACGATATTTGGATATTTGGCATTTATTTTGCTGTACCGGCTATTCTCCGAAAAGATGCACTATCTTATTCTTTTCATTATAAGCAATATTGCCAGTATCACTAACGCTTACATAAGCTATAAAATATTCGTTTTCAAAACTAAAGGAAAGTATCTTAAGGAATATATGAGGTTTTATTTTGTTTATGGATTCTCAATAGTTGTTAACTTGGCCTTACTGCCGCTTATTGTTGAATTTTTGAGGATAAATCCTATCATTGCACAAGTGCCGCTCATATTTCTAAATGTTATTATAAGTTATTTGGGCCATAAGAAATTCTCATTTAGCTGA
- a CDS encoding glycosyltransferase, with the protein MKIAIVHDYLHQFGGAERCVEAFHKIFPEAPIYTSIFNPFNFPESFKKMAIRTSFMQRIPFIFKNFRIFFALYPLAFLSFNLSGYDVVLSSSSAFAKGIRKRKGAVHVCYCYNPMRFVWRYSDYIKKENFPGLINWILPFVLSPIKCWDLYNSKNVDHFIAISKIVSQRIKQIYSRDSIVIYPPIDTKQYAVSAIDGDYFLIVSRLVGYKRIDLAVEAVSRLGLPLIIAGEGPSLAQLKRNASANITFLGKVSDQKLKKLLSECRALILTGEEDFGMTPLEAAASGRPTIAYAKGGALETVVDEITGIFFGQQSAESLMKAIEKFDKMDFDKKTLRAHAEKFDKEIFKDKIRRFFDENKIL; encoded by the coding sequence ATTAAAATAGCCATTGTCCACGATTACCTCCACCAATTTGGCGGAGCCGAAAGATGCGTAGAAGCTTTCCATAAAATTTTCCCTGAAGCCCCGATATATACTTCGATCTTTAATCCATTCAATTTCCCCGAAAGCTTCAAAAAGATGGCTATTAGGACATCCTTTATGCAAAGGATCCCCTTCATTTTTAAGAACTTCAGGATCTTTTTCGCGCTTTATCCGTTAGCTTTCCTAAGTTTTAATTTATCGGGATATGATGTGGTACTATCTTCAAGTTCCGCGTTCGCAAAAGGGATAAGAAAACGGAAGGGCGCCGTCCACGTCTGCTATTGTTATAACCCAATGCGATTTGTTTGGCGATACTCCGATTATATAAAAAAAGAAAATTTCCCCGGCCTTATCAATTGGATACTGCCGTTCGTCTTATCGCCCATTAAATGTTGGGATCTATATAACAGTAAAAATGTGGACCATTTTATCGCGATCTCAAAAATAGTTTCCCAAAGGATAAAGCAAATATATAGTCGCGATTCAATAGTGATCTACCCGCCGATCGATACAAAACAATATGCAGTATCGGCAATTGATGGGGACTATTTTCTTATAGTTTCAAGGCTTGTCGGTTATAAGCGGATAGATCTCGCGGTCGAAGCGGTATCAAGGTTAGGCCTGCCTTTAATTATAGCAGGTGAGGGTCCTTCATTAGCTCAATTAAAACGGAATGCAAGCGCCAATATTACGTTCTTAGGAAAGGTCAGCGATCAAAAGTTGAAGAAGCTTTTATCCGAATGCCGCGCGCTGATCCTTACTGGCGAGGAAGATTTTGGAATGACGCCTCTTGAAGCTGCGGCATCAGGAAGGCCTACGATAGCATATGCTAAAGGCGGCGCGCTAGAAACTGTGGTCGATGAAATAACAGGAATATTCTTCGGCCAACAATCTGCAGAAAGCCTAATGAAAGCAATTGAAAAGTTTGATAAAATGGATTTCGACAAGAAAACTTTAAGAGCTCATGCCGAAAAATTCGATAAAGAGATATTTAAAGATAAAATAAGGAGATTTTTTGATGAAAATAAAATACTTTGA
- a CDS encoding GDP-mannose 4,6-dehydratase, which produces MKKALITGITGQDGSYLSEFLLKKGYEVHGIIRRVALEDIEHRMWRLRDFYGKLILHPASLENYASLFKVIEKVMPDECYHLAAQSFVSYSFEDEFSTINTNLNGTHYMLSAIKERAPKCKFYFAGSSEMFGAAAETPQNENTPFHPRSPYGISKVAGFDLTRNYREAYGLFACSGILFNHESPRRGFEFVTRKITNAAARIKLGLEKELRLGNLEAKRDWGFAGDYVEAMWKILSQDKPDDFVIATNETHSILEFAQLAFSIAGLDYKKYVVVDDLLYRPAEVNILCGDYSFARRKLSWEPKIKFHELVELMVEADLNRLKKLK; this is translated from the coding sequence ATGAAAAAAGCGTTAATTACAGGGATCACTGGGCAAGACGGATCATATTTGTCGGAATTCCTTCTAAAGAAAGGGTATGAAGTGCATGGGATAATTAGGCGCGTTGCCCTGGAGGATATTGAACACAGGATGTGGCGATTAAGGGATTTTTACGGCAAACTCATCCTTCATCCCGCATCCCTGGAAAATTATGCCAGCCTTTTTAAGGTGATAGAAAAAGTTATGCCCGACGAGTGCTATCATCTTGCCGCCCAGAGTTTTGTCAGCTACTCGTTCGAGGATGAATTTTCTACGATCAACACCAATTTGAACGGCACCCATTATATGTTGTCCGCTATAAAAGAGCGTGCGCCCAAGTGTAAGTTTTACTTCGCGGGATCATCTGAAATGTTTGGCGCCGCCGCGGAAACGCCTCAAAATGAAAATACGCCTTTCCACCCAAGATCGCCCTACGGCATATCCAAGGTAGCGGGCTTTGACCTGACAAGAAATTATAGGGAAGCTTACGGCCTTTTTGCCTGCAGCGGAATTTTGTTTAACCATGAATCGCCAAGAAGGGGATTTGAATTCGTCACAAGAAAAATAACTAATGCCGCTGCAAGGATAAAGCTTGGGCTTGAAAAAGAATTGCGGCTAGGAAACCTTGAAGCAAAAAGGGACTGGGGCTTTGCGGGCGATTATGTCGAAGCGATGTGGAAAATATTAAGCCAGGACAAACCGGATGATTTTGTCATCGCTACGAACGAAACCCACTCAATCCTAGAGTTTGCCCAATTGGCATTTTCAATAGCCGGCCTGGATTACAAGAAATATGTTGTTGTGGACGATCTATTGTACAGGCCGGCGGAAGTGAACATTTTATGCGGGGACTACAGCTTCGCTCGGAGAAAATTATCCTGGGAACCAAAGATCAAATTCCATGAATTGGTTGAATTAATGGTCGAAGCCGATCTCAATCGTTTAAAAAAATTAAAATAG
- a CDS encoding sugar transferase — translation MKVLIDAALINVSFLMAYFVRFHVMVFVTHGLAPVFQKFSGTLLFITILWLAIFKLVGLYEKKSSDIIDEAALLLLSVTVASFVIFGMLFIYRGFWFSRLLIAYAWLFSFLLLLSHRLISAFIRNLLHSFGIGIKRVLIVGHGEMGQTIAQRLKHVKALGGLPVGFITDTSKLKESIRQNSADEVIFADSSMPYKKILDLITDCETLRVKFKIVPGILEIMASRINIDEVGGVPLITVSEIGLAGFNAFIKRLVDIIVSGVLLFILLPLFIIVALLIKINSRGPVFFSQNRVGQDGCLFPMFKFRSMVINAEEMLDKIKGMSEVEGHIFKIKKDPRITRIGVIIRRLSIDELPQLFNVLLGHMSLVGPRPPLPSEVINYSPWHKKRLRTKPGITGLWQVSGRSLLPFEDMVRLDIYYIENWSLWMDFKILIKTIPVVITAHGAY, via the coding sequence ATGAAAGTCTTAATTGATGCGGCTTTGATCAATGTTTCGTTCCTGATGGCATATTTTGTCAGGTTCCATGTAATGGTATTTGTGACCCACGGTCTTGCGCCTGTTTTCCAAAAATTTTCTGGAACGCTTCTTTTTATCACGATATTATGGCTTGCAATCTTCAAACTGGTCGGATTATATGAAAAAAAATCATCGGATATTATTGACGAAGCCGCTTTGCTCCTGCTATCAGTTACCGTCGCATCATTTGTCATATTCGGAATGCTGTTCATATATCGTGGATTTTGGTTCTCAAGGCTTCTTATCGCGTATGCATGGCTGTTCTCATTTTTATTGCTGCTTTCACACAGATTAATATCCGCTTTTATAAGGAATCTATTGCACTCATTCGGGATCGGGATCAAACGAGTCTTAATTGTAGGTCATGGCGAAATGGGACAAACGATTGCGCAAAGGCTCAAACATGTCAAGGCCTTAGGAGGGCTTCCAGTCGGATTTATTACGGATACATCAAAGCTTAAAGAATCAATTAGGCAAAATTCCGCCGATGAGGTGATTTTTGCGGATAGCTCCATGCCTTACAAGAAAATACTCGACCTGATTACCGATTGCGAAACCCTTCGGGTAAAATTCAAGATCGTACCAGGCATCCTTGAGATCATGGCTTCGCGGATAAATATCGACGAAGTAGGGGGAGTGCCCCTAATAACCGTTTCCGAAATAGGTTTGGCGGGCTTTAATGCGTTCATTAAGCGGCTAGTAGATATTATTGTTTCCGGCGTACTGCTTTTTATATTATTGCCATTATTCATAATAGTTGCCTTACTGATCAAGATCAATTCAAGGGGGCCGGTATTTTTTTCGCAGAATCGCGTAGGACAAGACGGTTGCCTTTTCCCAATGTTCAAATTCAGGTCAATGGTCATTAATGCCGAAGAAATGTTAGACAAGATCAAGGGCATGTCCGAAGTCGAGGGGCATATCTTTAAGATCAAGAAGGACCCGAGGATAACCCGCATCGGAGTGATAATAAGGAGGCTTTCGATCGATGAATTGCCTCAATTGTTCAATGTGCTGTTGGGCCATATGAGCCTAGTGGGGCCCAGGCCGCCGCTCCCGTCGGAGGTTATAAATTATTCTCCATGGCACAAAAAAAGATTGAGGACAAAGCCCGGGATAACAGGGCTTTGGCAAGTATCAGGCCGATCGCTCTTGCCATTTGAGGATATGGTAAGGCTCGATATCTACTACATCGAGAACTGGTCATTGTGGATGGATTTTAAGATTTTAATAAAAACGATCCCTGTCGTTATTACTGCCCATGGGGCTTATTAA